In the genome of Microbacterium endophyticum, one region contains:
- a CDS encoding cation:proton antiporter, producing the protein MEILLVAVIAIVTIAITTALGQKLGVAGPLLLVGVGLAIALMPFFPGFVVDPEWILVGVLPPLLYSSAVSLPAIEFRRDFRPIAGLSVLLVVVSAVILGFFFAWAIPGLGLAMGIALGAIVSPTDAVATSIVKKLGISPRVVTMLEGESLLNDATSLVLLRTAIAAVAGGFSFGFAIGSFAWAVLSALIVGALVGFINLRVRGWLAHSAANTALSFMVPFAAYLPTEALGGSGLVAAVVAGIITGQGAARWFTPDQRLSDALNWRTVELVLEGGVFLLIGLDLKEVVRANLEENDGLWHGTWLALSTLGIVLAVRAAYVAILIWQQGRRAKRWQHGHTRLTELSAHLDRVASEESPPLRPANDPERHKRRVSLLRRRVTSAVADLDYYRATPLGWKHGSVIVWAGMRGVVTLAAAQTLPSDAEHRALLIFVAFLVAVGSLLVQGLSLPAVVRMLKMEGSGATYVSREEQTRLDDELRRAAVTALSSPTLLRPNGTEYSPGVIDRAGSRITEPPDDDASALAHEMLELRVQLIEAMRTRLNTVSTDGTFSTAALRHALAELDADQLSLELRIYDEEE; encoded by the coding sequence ATGGAGATACTGCTCGTCGCGGTGATCGCAATAGTCACGATTGCCATCACAACGGCCCTCGGTCAGAAACTTGGCGTCGCGGGGCCGCTTCTGCTGGTCGGCGTGGGCCTGGCTATTGCACTGATGCCGTTCTTTCCCGGCTTCGTCGTTGATCCCGAGTGGATACTCGTCGGCGTCCTACCGCCTCTCCTTTACTCTTCGGCGGTGTCGCTACCAGCGATCGAATTCCGTCGTGACTTCCGACCTATCGCCGGGCTCTCGGTCTTGCTCGTCGTCGTCAGTGCCGTCATCTTGGGCTTCTTTTTCGCGTGGGCGATTCCCGGGCTCGGACTTGCTATGGGCATAGCTCTGGGCGCAATCGTCAGCCCCACGGATGCCGTCGCCACCTCGATCGTCAAGAAGCTCGGCATCTCTCCCCGCGTCGTGACGATGCTCGAAGGCGAAAGTCTCCTCAACGATGCAACATCGCTGGTGCTCCTTCGAACCGCCATCGCAGCGGTCGCCGGCGGGTTCTCGTTCGGTTTCGCTATCGGTAGCTTCGCGTGGGCCGTGCTTTCGGCACTCATCGTCGGCGCTCTTGTGGGCTTCATAAATCTGCGCGTGCGCGGGTGGCTTGCACACTCGGCGGCGAACACTGCGCTGAGCTTTATGGTGCCCTTCGCGGCGTATCTTCCCACCGAGGCGCTCGGCGGCTCCGGCCTTGTGGCGGCCGTCGTTGCCGGAATCATCACGGGGCAAGGCGCTGCCCGATGGTTCACGCCTGACCAACGTCTCTCGGATGCGCTCAACTGGCGGACCGTCGAGCTCGTGCTGGAAGGTGGTGTCTTCTTGCTGATCGGACTCGATTTGAAGGAGGTCGTCCGCGCCAACCTTGAAGAGAACGATGGGCTCTGGCACGGCACGTGGCTTGCGCTCTCGACTCTCGGAATCGTGCTCGCGGTGCGCGCCGCATATGTTGCGATATTGATCTGGCAACAGGGGCGGCGCGCTAAGCGTTGGCAACACGGACATACCCGACTCACCGAACTGAGCGCTCACCTTGACCGGGTCGCGTCGGAGGAAAGCCCACCCCTCAGGCCCGCAAACGACCCCGAGCGACACAAGCGGCGCGTGTCGCTTCTTCGTCGGCGCGTGACAAGTGCGGTTGCTGATCTTGATTATTACCGGGCAACGCCGCTCGGGTGGAAACATGGCAGCGTCATCGTCTGGGCGGGGATGCGCGGCGTCGTAACCCTCGCTGCAGCGCAGACCCTGCCGAGTGACGCCGAGCACCGCGCGCTCTTGATCTTCGTGGCATTCCTCGTCGCCGTGGGCAGCCTGTTGGTTCAGGGCCTGTCGCTTCCAGCGGTCGTTCGCATGTTGAAGATGGAGGGCTCGGGTGCCACTTACGTGAGTCGCGAAGAACAGACTCGACTCGACGATGAGCTTCGCCGAGCAGCGGTGACGGCGCTGAGCAGCCCCACCCTCCTCCGGCCTAACGGCACCGAATATTCACCCGGCGTCATCGATCGTGCCGGTTCTCGTATCACCGAGCCGCCCGACGACGACGCATCCGCGCTCGCGCACGAGATGCTCGAACTGCGGGTGCAACTCATCGAGGCGATGCGAACTCGCCTGAATACGGTGTCAACTGACGGCACATTCAGCACAGCGGCACTACGACACGC
- a CDS encoding Nramp family divalent metal transporter produces the protein MPKNSVMSSSGAQRGDSQARPPRAVWLLGPALVAGVAYLDPGNVASNMSAGAAFGYLLVWVVVLGNVIAWLVQYLSAKLGIVTGQSLPEILGERLRNRWGRRAYWVQAELVAMATDIAEVIGGAVALNLLFGLPLLWGGAIVGAVSIVILIVHVRRGPRVFELIVVGLIAAICIGFTAGLFVSPPDAAGVVSGLVPRFEGAGSVLLAASILGATIMPHAIYVHSSLSRDRFAPAATLSDSAQAAYRADAPRIRRLLHATRWDVTIAMAIAGTVNLALLLLAAANLAGVDGTDTLEGAYAALRDGIGPTIATLFAVGLLASGLASTAVGAYAGSEIMHGLFHVRVPLMARRLVTLVPALAILGIGFDPTLALVLSQVVLSFGIPFALVPLIALTARRDVLGAFRNTRATTILGVAAAMFLIALNVLLLWLVFQTG, from the coding sequence ATGCCGAAAAATTCCGTGATGAGCTCCTCGGGAGCACAGCGCGGCGACAGCCAGGCACGGCCGCCTCGCGCGGTCTGGCTACTCGGACCTGCGCTCGTCGCGGGCGTTGCCTATCTCGACCCGGGCAATGTCGCGAGCAACATGTCTGCCGGTGCCGCATTCGGTTACCTGCTCGTCTGGGTTGTGGTCCTCGGCAACGTCATCGCGTGGCTCGTGCAGTATCTCTCGGCGAAGCTCGGCATCGTGACTGGACAGAGTCTTCCCGAGATACTCGGAGAGCGCCTTCGCAATCGCTGGGGGCGACGCGCGTATTGGGTGCAGGCGGAGCTCGTCGCCATGGCAACGGACATCGCGGAGGTCATCGGCGGAGCTGTAGCGCTCAACCTGCTGTTCGGTCTCCCGCTCCTCTGGGGCGGTGCGATCGTCGGCGCCGTATCGATCGTCATCTTGATCGTGCACGTCCGGCGCGGCCCACGCGTGTTCGAACTCATCGTTGTGGGGCTGATCGCGGCCATCTGCATCGGGTTCACAGCGGGCCTCTTCGTTTCGCCGCCCGATGCAGCCGGTGTCGTTTCTGGGCTCGTGCCGCGTTTCGAGGGTGCCGGCTCGGTGCTCCTTGCCGCCTCGATCCTCGGCGCAACGATCATGCCGCACGCAATCTATGTGCATTCTTCCTTGAGTCGCGATCGATTCGCGCCCGCGGCCACGCTGTCCGACAGCGCGCAAGCGGCGTATCGCGCTGATGCGCCCCGCATCCGCCGGTTACTGCACGCCACTCGCTGGGACGTCACGATCGCGATGGCAATCGCCGGCACGGTGAATCTCGCGCTGCTGCTTCTCGCCGCGGCAAATCTCGCCGGAGTCGACGGCACCGACACGCTCGAGGGCGCGTACGCCGCCCTCCGCGATGGCATCGGTCCAACGATCGCCACGCTCTTCGCCGTGGGGCTACTCGCCAGCGGACTGGCGAGCACAGCGGTGGGCGCATACGCGGGTTCAGAGATCATGCACGGACTCTTTCACGTACGCGTGCCGCTCATGGCACGCCGCCTCGTCACACTGGTGCCGGCTCTCGCGATCCTTGGCATCGGGTTCGATCCGACGCTCGCCCTCGTGCTCAGCCAGGTCGTCCTCTCGTTTGGTATTCCGTTCGCGCTTGTGCCCCTCATCGCACTCACAGCGCGTCGTGACGTCCTCGGCGCGTTCCGAAACACCCGCGCGACCACGATCTTGGGGGTGGCCGCCGCGATGTTCTTGATAGCGCTCAACGTGCTCCTACTGTGGCTGGTGTTCCAGACCGGGTAA
- a CDS encoding VOC family protein gives MTHSTSFDIAHIGSVELLTPEFDKSRWFFEDLLAMRVVAETETSVYLRTWDEYELYTIKLTASDAAGVGLTTFRATSQEALDRRVAAIEATGLGEGWADGEVGTGPTYLFRDPDGHSMGVYYETERYVATDDKPALKNQASRFPGHGVNARRLDHINYLAKDVEANGEFIAAAVGGRESERIRNDDGKFAAWWFHFSLKSYDVVYSDDWTKHGNRLHHIAFAPDTREDILKAADIFLENGIHIESGPHKHAINQTFFLYVWEPGGNRIEFANAGARLLLDPDQPVVEWSQEERKKGQAWGMKTIETFHTHGTPLV, from the coding sequence ATGACCCACTCAACTTCATTCGATATCGCCCACATCGGCAGCGTCGAACTACTCACTCCTGAATTCGACAAGAGCCGCTGGTTCTTCGAAGATCTCCTCGCGATGCGCGTCGTGGCAGAGACCGAGACTTCGGTGTACCTCCGCACGTGGGACGAGTACGAGCTGTACACGATCAAGCTCACCGCATCAGATGCCGCCGGGGTCGGGCTCACGACGTTCCGCGCGACGTCGCAAGAGGCGCTCGATCGCCGCGTTGCAGCAATCGAGGCGACAGGGCTCGGCGAGGGCTGGGCTGATGGCGAAGTCGGAACGGGACCGACGTACCTGTTCCGCGATCCCGACGGTCACTCGATGGGGGTCTACTACGAGACCGAGCGCTACGTTGCGACCGACGATAAGCCAGCGTTGAAGAACCAAGCTTCACGCTTTCCCGGCCACGGCGTGAACGCGCGGCGATTGGACCACATCAACTACCTCGCGAAGGACGTCGAGGCCAATGGCGAGTTCATCGCGGCGGCGGTCGGCGGTCGCGAAAGCGAGCGAATTCGCAACGACGACGGCAAATTCGCGGCCTGGTGGTTCCACTTCTCGCTGAAGTCCTACGACGTCGTCTATTCCGACGACTGGACGAAACACGGCAACCGACTGCACCACATCGCATTTGCGCCCGACACTCGCGAAGACATCTTGAAAGCTGCCGACATCTTTTTGGAAAACGGCATCCACATCGAATCGGGACCCCACAAACACGCGATCAATCAGACATTCTTTTTGTACGTCTGGGAGCCCGGTGGAAACCGAATCGAATTCGCGAACGCCGGCGCGCGTCTTCTCTTGGACCCTGACCAGCCCGTCGTGGAGTGGAGCCAGGAAGAGCGCAAAAAGGGTCAAGCGTGGGGCATGAAGACGATCGAGACCTTCCACACCCACGGCACCCCACTCGTGTAG
- a CDS encoding TrmH family RNA methyltransferase produces the protein MPEEQNDQDAVEATIPTHGVGPWPGGSDEWPEDPRFDRELLEFGDTRNVIDRYRYWSMTAIVADLDEKRHPFHVAIENWQHDMNIGSIVRSANAFLADTVHIIGRRRWNRRGAMVTDRYQHVLHHEDVAAFVAWAESESLPIVAVDNVPGSVPVNHAELPEQCVLLFGQEGPGLSDEAVAAASGVVEITQYGSTRSINASAAAAVVMYEWCRRWAAAN, from the coding sequence GTGCCAGAGGAGCAGAACGATCAGGATGCCGTCGAGGCGACGATTCCCACTCACGGTGTCGGTCCGTGGCCCGGCGGTTCAGACGAGTGGCCCGAGGACCCGCGCTTTGATCGCGAGCTCTTGGAGTTTGGAGACACGCGAAACGTCATCGACCGCTATCGCTACTGGAGCATGACAGCGATCGTTGCCGACCTCGATGAGAAGCGGCATCCGTTCCATGTCGCCATCGAAAACTGGCAGCACGACATGAACATCGGTTCCATCGTGCGAAGCGCAAATGCTTTTCTCGCCGATACCGTGCACATCATCGGGCGAAGGCGTTGGAATCGTCGCGGCGCGATGGTGACCGACCGCTATCAGCATGTGCTCCACCACGAGGACGTCGCAGCGTTCGTCGCCTGGGCTGAGTCGGAGTCGCTTCCGATCGTGGCTGTCGATAACGTGCCCGGCTCGGTGCCGGTGAATCACGCTGAGTTACCGGAGCAGTGCGTACTGCTCTTCGGGCAAGAAGGGCCCGGGCTTTCCGATGAGGCCGTTGCTGCGGCATCCGGCGTCGTCGAAATCACTCAGTACGGCTCGACCCGCTCGATAAATGCATCGGCTGCGGCGGCCGTCGTGATGTACGAATGGTGTCGTCGATGGGCTGCTGCCAACTAA
- a CDS encoding M13 family metallopeptidase: protein MTDFPRSGLALDDVSPEIRPQDDLFRYVNGPWLERTEIPEDKARWGSFHLIAEQAESHVRDIIVESRDAEPATEARKIGDLFSSFMDTALIAELGAGPITSQLAVVEAVESIPALLRTIGELERDGISGLIDLYIEPDPGNPTRYLPFIIQGGISLPDESYFRLENFADTRDAYASHIERILALAGVDSAAEDAPRVVALETEIASHHWDNVKSRDAVATYNLKSWSELIELAGIDLSPWLEGLAPGFEAAFGEVVVYQPSFVAGLGSLLVEERLEEWKAWLRFKVVHASAAFLADEFVQENFSFYGTQMTGVPVNRERWKRGVSLVEAALGEVVGKVYVERHFPPAAKTEMDTLVANLVEAYRQSISTLEWMSPATRERALAKLDAFTPKIGYPVRWKDYSELEIDAADLVGNVRRAHIFEHNRQLAKIGQPIDRDEWFMTPQTVNAYYNPLMNEIVFPAAILQYPFFDAERDAAANYGGIGAVIGHEIGHGFDDQGSRFDGDGSLRDWWTDDDRSAFEERTASLIEQYNALSPRGLGEEHTVNGALTIGENIGDLGGLGIALRAYEISLDGTEAPVIDGMTGIQRLLLSWAQVWQQKGRDAETIRLLTIDPHSPNEFRCNQIVRNIDAFYDAFDVTESDELWLDADKRVTIW, encoded by the coding sequence ATGACCGATTTCCCCCGTTCTGGTCTCGCGCTAGATGACGTGAGTCCAGAGATTCGCCCGCAGGATGATCTGTTCCGTTACGTCAACGGGCCGTGGCTCGAACGCACCGAAATCCCCGAAGACAAGGCGAGATGGGGATCGTTTCACCTCATCGCCGAACAGGCAGAGAGCCATGTTCGCGACATCATCGTCGAGTCGCGAGACGCTGAACCGGCAACTGAGGCCCGCAAGATCGGTGATCTCTTTTCAAGCTTTATGGATACGGCTCTCATCGCAGAGCTGGGTGCCGGACCGATCACGAGCCAGCTTGCTGTTGTCGAAGCCGTCGAGTCGATCCCGGCTCTGCTTCGCACTATCGGCGAACTTGAGCGAGATGGCATCAGTGGCCTCATCGACCTCTATATTGAGCCCGACCCCGGCAACCCGACTCGCTATCTCCCCTTCATCATCCAGGGTGGCATCTCGCTGCCCGACGAAAGCTACTTCCGTCTCGAAAACTTTGCCGACACTCGTGACGCCTACGCGTCACACATCGAGCGCATCTTGGCGCTCGCGGGTGTGGATTCTGCAGCCGAAGACGCCCCGCGTGTTGTTGCGCTCGAAACTGAGATTGCCTCGCACCACTGGGACAACGTCAAGAGCCGCGATGCCGTCGCAACGTACAACCTCAAGTCGTGGAGTGAACTCATCGAGCTTGCCGGCATCGACCTCTCACCATGGCTCGAGGGCCTTGCGCCCGGCTTCGAAGCGGCGTTCGGCGAGGTCGTCGTCTACCAGCCGAGCTTCGTCGCCGGCCTCGGGTCGCTTCTCGTTGAAGAACGTCTCGAGGAGTGGAAAGCGTGGCTGCGATTCAAGGTCGTGCACGCATCCGCGGCTTTTCTCGCAGATGAGTTCGTCCAGGAGAACTTCTCGTTTTACGGCACACAGATGACGGGCGTCCCCGTCAACCGTGAACGCTGGAAGCGCGGAGTGAGCCTCGTGGAAGCCGCCCTCGGTGAAGTGGTCGGCAAGGTGTACGTCGAGCGCCACTTCCCTCCGGCGGCCAAGACCGAGATGGACACTCTGGTCGCAAACCTCGTCGAGGCGTATCGGCAAAGCATCTCGACGCTGGAATGGATGAGTCCCGCCACGCGTGAGCGCGCTCTCGCCAAGCTCGACGCCTTCACGCCGAAGATCGGTTACCCAGTTCGGTGGAAGGACTACTCGGAACTCGAAATCGACGCCGCCGACCTCGTCGGCAACGTCCGCCGCGCGCACATCTTCGAACACAATCGCCAGCTGGCGAAGATCGGCCAGCCGATCGACCGTGACGAATGGTTCATGACGCCGCAGACAGTCAACGCGTATTACAACCCCCTCATGAACGAAATCGTGTTTCCGGCAGCGATTTTGCAGTACCCGTTCTTCGATGCTGAGCGGGATGCCGCCGCCAACTATGGCGGAATCGGTGCCGTGATCGGGCACGAGATCGGGCACGGGTTCGACGATCAGGGCAGCCGCTTCGACGGCGATGGCTCGTTGCGTGACTGGTGGACAGACGACGACCGCAGCGCGTTTGAGGAGCGAACGGCGTCGCTCATCGAGCAGTACAACGCGCTGTCGCCACGCGGGCTCGGCGAGGAACATACGGTAAACGGTGCCCTCACGATCGGCGAGAACATCGGCGACCTGGGCGGCCTCGGAATTGCGCTCCGCGCGTACGAAATCTCGCTCGACGGTACTGAGGCTCCTGTGATCGATGGTATGACCGGCATCCAGCGCCTCTTGCTGAGCTGGGCGCAGGTCTGGCAGCAGAAGGGCAGGGATGCCGAGACCATTCGTCTGCTCACGATCGACCCGCACTCACCGAATGAATTCCGCTGCAACCAGATCGTTCGCAACATCGATGCGTTCTACGACGCGTTCGATGTGACCGAGTCAGATGAACTCTGGCTCGACGCGGACAAACGCGTCACCATCTGGTGA
- a CDS encoding metal-dependent transcriptional regulator: protein MPSSAAVDDYLKAIYQHTEWQDDHITPSQLAIVLALAPSSVTEMVAKLAAAGLVTHRKYGPISLTNAGGQRAASMVRRHRLIETWLVREFGYSWDEVHDEAEVLEHALSDRLLEGIDERLGRPRFDPHGDAIPDASGHVHRESFVLLGDAAAGHTGRILRVSDRDPELLRAISDVGIDVGHTVTVLNANTVAIDGGEPITTPRYAAEAVWLSAAES, encoded by the coding sequence ATGCCTTCCTCCGCGGCGGTCGATGACTACCTCAAAGCGATCTACCAGCACACTGAGTGGCAAGACGACCACATCACGCCATCCCAGCTTGCGATCGTGCTCGCGCTCGCACCGTCAAGCGTTACCGAGATGGTCGCAAAATTGGCTGCTGCCGGTCTCGTGACGCATCGGAAGTATGGGCCGATCTCGCTGACGAATGCCGGTGGGCAGCGAGCAGCGTCAATGGTTCGCCGCCACCGCTTGATCGAAACGTGGCTCGTTCGCGAATTCGGCTACTCATGGGACGAAGTTCATGACGAGGCCGAAGTTCTCGAACACGCGCTCAGCGACCGACTTCTCGAAGGAATTGATGAGCGGCTTGGCCGGCCGCGGTTCGATCCGCACGGCGACGCGATCCCGGATGCCAGCGGCCACGTGCATCGCGAAAGCTTCGTACTTCTCGGCGATGCCGCTGCGGGCCACACCGGCCGAATTCTGCGAGTAAGCGACCGAGACCCTGAGCTCCTGCGGGCGATTAGCGACGTGGGCATCGACGTTGGTCACACCGTGACCGTCCTCAACGCCAATACCGTGGCCATTGACGGCGGCGAACCGATCACCACTCCCCGCTATGCCGCTGAAGCCGTGTGGCTTTCCGCAGCAGAAAGCTGA
- a CDS encoding serine hydrolase, with amino-acid sequence MGTSPEPTRGTEARRGTRRGEGSKLSRRKAPGKRSFRSSLAALDALAASGAQVSVRVTDLDSGEAVLVGDDYVTLPVAGLGVVPLLVEVAAQFESGALDPLDIVEREGLEPVDVAGIWQHLKAPSLPLVDLAVLAAAAGDALATNALLHRVGLPAVRARIEKLGLTRAAVMDGFRDRRGPDDAPHVALGSAREYSELFAALVNSKAVSAGVSAQVSEWLSLNQDLSLVASATGLDPFAHFNDAHDLLFVNKTGRDSGVRAEAGVLGGPRAGVAYAVIVCFDDLSISHRLRAHEALRTLGVELMEYIF; translated from the coding sequence ATGGGTACGTCCCCTGAGCCAACTCGCGGCACCGAGGCTCGCCGTGGAACCCGACGTGGCGAGGGGAGCAAGCTCTCGCGACGTAAGGCGCCGGGAAAACGGTCTTTCAGGTCGAGCCTGGCGGCGCTCGATGCGCTCGCCGCATCAGGAGCGCAGGTCTCGGTGCGGGTTACCGACCTGGACTCGGGCGAGGCGGTGCTCGTGGGCGATGACTATGTGACTCTCCCGGTCGCCGGCCTCGGAGTCGTGCCGTTGCTCGTCGAAGTTGCAGCGCAGTTCGAATCGGGAGCGCTTGACCCGCTCGACATCGTGGAGCGCGAGGGTCTCGAACCGGTCGATGTCGCTGGAATCTGGCAACACCTCAAGGCGCCGTCGCTTCCGCTCGTCGACCTTGCGGTGCTGGCCGCGGCTGCCGGCGATGCGCTCGCGACGAACGCTCTGCTGCACCGGGTGGGGCTCCCCGCGGTGCGCGCTCGCATTGAGAAATTGGGACTCACTCGAGCGGCCGTTATGGACGGATTCCGCGACCGTCGGGGTCCCGATGACGCGCCTCATGTCGCGCTCGGATCAGCCCGTGAGTACTCAGAACTCTTTGCGGCCCTCGTGAATTCGAAGGCAGTGTCAGCTGGCGTCAGTGCCCAGGTCTCAGAGTGGCTGAGTCTGAATCAAGACTTGTCGCTCGTGGCATCCGCAACAGGTCTCGATCCGTTTGCGCACTTCAATGATGCGCACGACCTGCTTTTCGTGAACAAGACAGGTCGCGACAGTGGTGTTCGAGCCGAAGCTGGTGTGCTCGGCGGGCCACGGGCGGGCGTCGCCTACGCGGTCATCGTCTGCTTCGACGACCTCTCGATCTCGCACCGGCTCCGCGCGCACGAAGCGTTGCGCACTCTCGGAGTCGAGCTCATGGAGTACATCTTCTAG
- a CDS encoding MATE family efflux transporter: MATTSSTLNRDILRLAVPALGALVAEPLFLIVDAALVGHLGVTPLAALGIASAVLQTIVGLMIFLAYSTTPAVARRFGAGDPGRAVSAGIDGMWLALGLGFVLALVGYLTTPWLVSLFGATDAVTADAETYLGLSMWGLPAMLIVFAATGLLRGVQNTVTPLWIAGFGFTANALMNALFIYGLGWGIAGSAVGTVVAQWGMVAAYVAVISRLARQHSASVRPHGAGIRTNARSGGWMFLRTVTLRGALLATVGVATGLGTEELAGWQVVFTIFSTAAFALDALAIAAQALIGKYLGADNPQEVQRVLGRTVAWGAWFGVLVGAGVAALSGVIGLVFTGDPVLAALIQPALLVLAVAQPVCGIVFVLDGVLIGANDGKYLAVAGLMNLIPFIPMLILLAFVDAVGAAGLAWLSAAFFGIFMLARLITLGLRVRGTAWTHAPA; the protein is encoded by the coding sequence ATGGCTACGACGAGCAGCACCCTCAACCGCGACATCTTGCGGCTAGCCGTACCCGCACTGGGCGCCCTCGTCGCCGAACCGCTCTTTCTCATCGTTGATGCTGCCCTCGTCGGCCATCTCGGTGTGACCCCGCTTGCGGCCCTGGGTATCGCTTCGGCAGTGCTGCAGACCATCGTCGGGCTCATGATCTTTTTGGCGTACTCGACAACACCTGCCGTCGCCCGCAGGTTCGGTGCCGGCGACCCGGGAAGGGCGGTGTCCGCCGGAATAGACGGCATGTGGCTCGCCCTCGGACTTGGCTTTGTTCTCGCCCTCGTCGGATATCTCACGACGCCCTGGCTCGTGAGCTTGTTCGGAGCGACGGATGCCGTCACCGCCGATGCCGAGACCTATCTCGGTTTGTCGATGTGGGGTCTTCCGGCGATGCTCATCGTCTTCGCCGCAACGGGCCTGCTTCGCGGCGTCCAAAACACTGTCACGCCGCTGTGGATCGCTGGATTCGGCTTTACCGCCAACGCCCTCATGAACGCACTGTTCATCTACGGGCTCGGCTGGGGAATCGCCGGCTCCGCGGTCGGGACCGTTGTTGCGCAGTGGGGCATGGTCGCGGCGTACGTTGCCGTGATCAGTCGACTTGCACGCCAGCACTCGGCATCGGTTCGGCCACACGGAGCGGGTATCCGCACGAATGCGCGCTCGGGCGGTTGGATGTTTTTGCGCACAGTCACACTCCGCGGGGCGCTCCTTGCGACGGTCGGAGTAGCCACCGGGCTCGGAACTGAAGAGCTTGCGGGCTGGCAAGTCGTGTTCACGATTTTTTCTACCGCTGCCTTCGCCCTCGACGCTCTCGCTATCGCGGCGCAAGCGCTGATCGGAAAGTATCTCGGCGCCGACAACCCCCAGGAGGTGCAGCGGGTTTTGGGGCGCACTGTGGCGTGGGGTGCGTGGTTCGGTGTGCTGGTAGGCGCAGGTGTCGCGGCGCTTTCAGGTGTGATCGGCCTTGTCTTTACCGGCGATCCGGTTCTCGCTGCCCTCATTCAACCCGCACTGCTGGTCTTGGCCGTAGCCCAGCCCGTTTGCGGCATCGTGTTCGTCCTCGATGGCGTGCTGATCGGGGCAAACGACGGCAAATATCTGGCCGTAGCCGGCCTCATGAACCTGATCCCGTTTATCCCGATGCTCATCCTGCTTGCGTTCGTCGACGCGGTTGGTGCCGCCGGCTTGGCGTGGTTGTCGGCCGCCTTCTTCGGCATTTTCATGCTCGCGCGGCTCATCACTCTCGGCCTCCGCGTACGTGGAACGGCGTGGACCCACGCTCCTGCGTAG
- the pip gene encoding prolyl aminopeptidase gives MADPAYFDDILYPPVEPYETGMLPVGDGNRIYWEQSGNPEGKPVVFLHGGPGGGTSSWNRRFFDPEKYRIILFDQRGCGQSTPHASAPDADLRFNTTWHLVADIELLRRNLGIAKWQVFGGSWGSTLALAYAETHPDAVTELVLRGIFTLRRHELEWFYEGGASAIFPDLWDDYVAQIPVLERSRMIEAYHRRLFDPDPAVHIPAGVAWTRWEASTVTLLPNEELVSEMTEDASATAFARIENHYFVHGGWFREGQLIADAPSIAHIPTVIVQGRYDMCTPIMTAWDLHRALPDAEFIVVPDASHASSEPGIAKALRAATDGFAD, from the coding sequence ATGGCAGATCCGGCGTACTTCGATGACATCCTCTATCCGCCGGTCGAGCCATACGAGACAGGGATGCTGCCGGTCGGTGACGGAAACCGCATTTACTGGGAGCAGTCAGGAAACCCCGAGGGTAAGCCCGTCGTCTTCTTGCACGGTGGCCCGGGAGGTGGGACCTCAAGCTGGAACCGCCGCTTCTTCGATCCGGAAAAATACCGGATCATTCTTTTTGATCAGCGCGGCTGCGGTCAAAGCACGCCCCACGCGAGTGCCCCCGATGCTGACTTGCGATTCAATACAACGTGGCACCTCGTCGCCGATATCGAACTTTTGCGGCGCAACCTCGGAATTGCGAAGTGGCAGGTTTTCGGAGGCTCGTGGGGCAGCACGCTCGCGCTCGCCTACGCGGAAACGCACCCCGACGCCGTGACCGAACTCGTGCTGCGCGGCATCTTCACACTGCGCCGTCACGAATTGGAATGGTTTTACGAGGGCGGCGCCTCCGCAATTTTCCCTGACCTGTGGGATGACTACGTCGCTCAGATCCCGGTGCTCGAGCGTTCCAGAATGATCGAGGCGTACCACCGTCGGCTGTTTGATCCGGATCCGGCGGTACACATTCCCGCGGGTGTTGCGTGGACGCGATGGGAAGCGTCGACCGTGACACTGCTACCGAACGAAGAACTCGTGTCGGAGATGACTGAGGATGCCTCCGCGACAGCTTTTGCGCGCATCGAAAACCATTATTTTGTGCACGGCGGGTGGTTTCGCGAGGGCCAATTGATTGCTGATGCGCCTTCGATCGCGCACATCCCAACGGTGATAGTTCAAGGCCGCTATGACATGTGCACGCCCATCATGACCGCATGGGATCTGCACCGCGCGCTGCCGGATGCGGAGTTCATCGTCGTTCCGGATGCCTCACACGCATCGAGCGAACCGGGTATCGCGAAGGCGCTCCGCGCCGCAACCGATGGTTTTGCCGACTGA